The Mytilus edulis chromosome 12, xbMytEdul2.2, whole genome shotgun sequence genome contains a region encoding:
- the LOC139498350 gene encoding cholecystokinin receptor type A-like: MATTKSPENTSSIYHEDDFLFINHHVLMDSLTPSLIYMIVLLIFGIPGNITVLYIYIVKCRPSTTRIFIMALAFLDIVHCTFIMPIEIALLVNFDSFDYPVLCKISRFFSSVINNSSAFILIAIAIDRFKRICRPHGHLVEPNIAKKLVVSALIFAIITSWQMCMLYGTRTLKHGKTCLISDHMHGKIFPTIYVYVLVVGQAITDMLLIIFYSLVGQEVCIRKAQRRHRRSLRMSTEISQMRNSLDFSDETPSPNSSSEPSSRFSFIFRRETSNESSSKSAELARSISRQSRGSSIRRQVLSKTTIMMFLVTVTFILSFVPHTVAVIIRYQAKTIVQSLTVSGMTTYQLCLRSYFMNSVLNPFIYCFVSKQFRNHFKESLQWCKKQGNVKL; this comes from the coding sequence ATGGCTACAACAAAATCTCCGGAAAACACGTCCAGTATCTATCACGAAGAcgactttttatttataaatcacCATGTGCTTATGGACTCGCTGACGCCGTCACTTATCTACATGATTGTGTTACTAATCTTTGGAATTCCTGGAAACATAACGGTACTATATATTTACATTGTGAAATGCCGTCCGTCAACTACGCGCATTTTTATAATGGCGTTAGCGTTTCTCGATATTGTACATTGCACATTTATCATGCCAATAGAAATAGCGCTACTGGTGAATTTCGATAGCTTTGATTATCCTGTTCTTTGTAAAATTTCTCGTTTCTTTTCTTCGGTTATTAATAATTCGTCTGCTTTCATATTGATAGCCATTGCTATTGACAGATTCAAAAGGATATGTCGGCCCCATGGGCATCTAGTAGAACCAAATATAGCAAAGAAGCTTGTGGTTAGTGCTCTGATATTTGCCATTATTACTTCTTGGCAAATGTGTATGCTTTACGGCACACGTACTCTTAAACATGGCAAAACCTGTTTAATTTCAGATCATATGCATGGCAAGATTTTTCCTACTATATATGTGTATGTGTTAGTAGTTGGACAGGCAATAACAGATATGTTGCTCATCATATTTTACTCACTTGTTGGGCAAGAAGTGTGTATTCGTAAAGCACAAAGACGTCATAGACGAAGTCTGCGCATGAGCACAGAAATTTCACAAATGAGAAACAGTTTAGATTTTTCAGACGAAACACCGTCTCCAAATTCGTCGTCAGAACCTTCAAGCaggttttctttcattttcagaAGAGAAACATCAAACGAGTCATCTTCTAAAAGTGCTGAATTGGCGCGTTCTATATCAAGACAGTCGAGAGGAAGTAGTATTAGACGACAAGTATTGagtaaaacaacaatcatgatgtTTCTAGTGACCGTGACATTTATTTTATCGTTTGTACCGCATACAGTTGCAGTTATTATTCGGTACCAGGCGAAGACAATAGTTCAATCTTTGACAGTTTCAGGAATGACGACATATCAACTATGTCTTAGGTCGTATTTTATGAATAGTGTGCTCAATCCCTTTATCTATTGTTTTGTCAGCAAACAATTCAGAAACCATTTTAAAGAAAGTCTTCAATGGTGCAAAAAACAAGGAAATGTGAAACTGTAG